The Primulina eburnea isolate SZY01 chromosome 13, ASM2296580v1, whole genome shotgun sequence genome includes a region encoding these proteins:
- the LOC140810425 gene encoding protein FAR1-RELATED SEQUENCE 5-like — protein MEDDNELSHEEEERHYNEEAGNVDVQNENSFVHVLESKLEVGQVVNSVEDAYLLYCQYAHAKGFSTRKGDQRYFSHTNELQSKEFHCSCEGLKDEKCSSERIPIYQKPVIRTQCKAKLKITREKGCEWRVSRFFEEHNHEMFAPDQTHLLRSARNISRAKKFTLEAMVNAGISVSNAVSFMENESCGPQNLGFVRKDAYDHMSRLRKHTKVENGDANALIQYFINKANNENYFYWNIQLDDDDRLLNFFFRDYRCEVDYEYFGDVLSIDTAYRTNKYNLICAPFVGMNHHMQNVLFGLAFMSDETQSSFEWLFATFLDSMNGRQPQTIFSDQCQAMMNAIEISFPLSHHRLCQWHINQNAPSHFGSLNGDSAFKGLWYKCMNHCDSKDEFGSTWKYIETYDLYGHKWLNAMYKLKEKWSTAFMNRRFSAGLLATSRSEVTNMVLKKAGNKMSSLYDFVLNYAKIQNNWRERERTEDTRCRHGNPAQILKNHPLLIHATNVYTMSIYHLFEFELVNSLNCKSVEPPSCFGNDWNLIQIKVKSHDENSRVRHVVFHKQNHEINCSCHKFETMGILCKHALMRWTENARNRVTSNFDESGRDGTDHVSEVVFVNEIMRSTYDLAQRSKTNEEARKILYGLVDTAKDEISNLVSKLSVYDKTQCDDIGSDGVCIYNPLTAKAKGVTNVNITRNWDTKTKTRKGKRKEKTEISSAKGGKNRGESSQKTTDKREMSYGISSQHSNFTLSHFPSTFGHTQHFFQSPNQMEGNANSYLGDRMNLFSYQFGGPHSSQGRGN, from the exons ATGGAAGATGACAATGAACTGTCACATGAAGAAGAGGAACGACACTACAATGAAGAAGCTGGAAATGTCGATGTACAAAACGAAAACTCTTTTGTGCATGTTTTGGAGAGTAAATTGGAAGTGGGGCAGGTTGTGAACAGTGTTGAAGATGCTTATTTGTTATATTGTCAATATGCGCATGCCAAGGGATTTAGTACGAGGAAGGGTGATCAACGATATTTTTCTCATACCAATGAACTTCAATCAAAAGAATTTCATTGTTCATGTGAAGGTTTGAAAGATGAGAAATGTTCTAGTGAAAGGATTCCAATTTATCAAAAACCGGTAATTAGAACACAATGTAAAGCCAAATTGAAGATTACAAGGGAGAAAGGGTGTGAATGGCGGGTGAGTAGATTTTTTGAAGAGCATAACCATGAGATGTTTGCACCTGATCAAACTCACTTGCTAAGATCGGCACGCAATATATCACGTGCAAAAAAGTTTACTCTAGAAGCTATGGTAAATGCTGGAATATCTGTTTCTAATGCCGTCTCTTTTATGGAAAATGAATCATGTGGGCCACAGAATTTAGGTTTTGTTAGAAAGGATGCATATGATCATATGAGTCGGTTGAGAAAACATACCAAAGTTGAGAATGGAGATGCCAATGCACTTattcaatattttataaataaggcGAATAATGAGAATTATTTTTACTGGAATATTcaattggatgatgatgataggTTGTTGAACTTTTTCTTTAGGGACTACAGATGCGAGGTTGATTATGAATATTTTGGTGATGTCCTGTCGATTGATACAGCATATAGAACAAATAAGTATAATTTAATATGTGCTCCATTTGTTGGTATGAATCACCATATGCAGAATGTATTGTTTGGCTTGGCCTTTATGTCAGATGAAACTCAAAGTTCTTTTGAATGGTTGTTTGCAACATTTCTTGATTCTATGAATGGACGGCAACCACAAACTATCTTTTCAGACCAATGTCAAGCCATGATGAATGCCATTGAAATAAGTTTTCCACTTTCACATCATCGTTTATGTCAATGGCATATAAATCAAAATGCTCCTTCACACTTTGGGAGTTTAAATGGTGATTCTGCTTTTAAAGGATTGTGGTATAAATGCATGAATCATTGTGATTCTAAAGATGAATTTGGGAGCACATGGAAATATATTGAAACATATGATTTGTATGGTCATAAATGGTTGAATGCGATGTACAAGCTTAAGGAGAAATGGTCAACTGCTTTTATGAATAGAAGGTTTAGTGCGGGACTTTTGGCTACTTCGAGAAGTGAAGTCACGAATATGGTTTTAAAAAAGGCAGGTAACAAAATGAGTTCTTTGTATGACTTCGTGCTGAATTATGCAAAGATCCAAAATAACTGGCGGGAAAGGGAGAGGACTGAAGATACTCGTTGTCGCCATGGTAATCCTGCACAGATTTTGAAAAACCATCCACTATTGATACATGCGACTAATGTTTATACGATGTCTATCTACCATCTATTCGAATTTGAATTGGTTAATTCCTTGAATTGCAAATCGGTTGAACCACCATCTTGTTTTGGTAATGATTGGAATTTGATTCAAATCAAAGTAAAATCTCATGATGAAAACTCAAGGGTTCGACATGTGGTGTTCCACAAGCAGAATCATGAAATAAATTGCAGTTGTCATAAGTTTGAGACAATGGGGATTTTGTGTAAACATGCTCTGATG AGGTGGACGGAGAATGCAAGAAATAGAGTTACATCTAACTTTGACGAAAGTGGCAGGGATGGTACTGATCATGTATCTGAAGTGGTGTTTGTGAACGAAATAATGAGATCAACCTATGATCTAGCTCAAAGGAGCAAAACTAATGAGGAGgcaagaaaaatattatatggATTGGTAGACACTGCAAAAGATGAAATCTCCAACCTTGTATCAAAGTTAAGTGTATATGATAAGACACAATGTGATGATATTGGAAGTGATGGAGTATGCATATATAACCCACTTACTGCTAAAGCCAAAGGAGTTACTAATGTTAATATTACACGAAATTGGGATACTAAGACCAAaacaagaaaaggaaaaagaaaggaGAAAACAGAAATTTCAA GTGCTAAAGGAGGAAAAAATAGAGGAGAAAGTTCACAAAAAACCACCGACAAACGAGAAATGAGCTATGGAATTTCATCACAACACTCAAACTTCACATTATCGCATTTTCCTTCCACATTTGGACACACTCAACATTTCTTTCAGTCGCCAAATCAAATG GAGGGTAATGCAAACAGCTATTTAGGTGATcgaatgaatttattttcttatCAGTTTGGGGGTCCTCATTCATCACAA GGACGTGGTAATTGA
- the LOC140810426 gene encoding outer envelope protein 39, chloroplastic-like, whose product MGAQTSIHAGNAKIDFNIDFTHKLCAALMFHPLRDAGVGSPLSLVIGSLCVKHPNLFGKSEKLDVLWDKGLCNSNILVTYRKPRPEWLPQHALVLQVSSFSCCLYTLPLRITRQVGGRLIFETTLYKVSYFSLYLYYVLLYAPLASGSLTGGSIVGDIAPYQAFSIGGPGSVRGYDENRCGFEEED is encoded by the exons ATGGGAGCCCAGACAAGCATTCACGCTGGCAATG CGAAGATAGACTTCAATATAGATTTCACCCACAAACTATGCGCCGCCTTGATGTTCCATCCTTTGAG GGATGCTGGTGTGGGGAGTCCGCTTTCACTTGTTATTGGAAG CCTCTGCGTGAAGCACCCAAATTTGTTTGGAAAGAGTGAGAAGCTTGATGTTTTGTGGGATAAAGGCCTCTGTAACTCCAATATCTTGGTTACTTACAGGAAGCCAAGACCAGAATGGCTTCCACAACACGCATTGGTCCTTCAGGTTTCTTCTTTTAGCTGTTGTTTATACACTCTTCCGCTAAGGATAACGAGACAGGTTGGTGGACGCCTGATATTCGAAACCACATTATACAAAGTTTCATACTTtagtttatatttatat TATGTGCTTCTATATGCGCCTCTGGCCTCTGGTAGCCTTACAGGTGGCTCTATTGTGGGGGACATTGCTCCTTATCAAGCCTTTTCGATTGGAGGACCTGGTAGTGTGCGAGGCTATGATGAAAACCGGTGTGGCTTTGAAGAAGAGGATTGA
- the LOC140809588 gene encoding glycosyltransferase BC10-like encodes MVSTTSSSSPVIQTLVLLLSLPVLFFFLAPHFLLTRQTVSLPRDEMEDLFLFQKAVAMDTANYFRGLTRLPAAKYRLSSAIRRPKIAFLFLTNSDLQFAPLWERFFSNASVNQYNIYIHADPFVKISPLEGEFKDRIIPSKRTERSSPSLISAARRLLASAMLDDPANTYFAVISQHCIPLHSFSYFYSFLFDLGRLSRNLRFSSYIEILDKEPTLWDRYNARGENAMLPEVNFEEFRVGSQFFVLTRKHALMVIKDRKLWRKFKLPCLNEHSCYPEEHYFPTMLSMQDPSGCTHYTLTRVNWTNSVNGHPHTYYPPEVSPELIHTLRKSSSSYSYMFARKFSPDCLNPLMEIAESVIFKD; translated from the coding sequence ATGGTTTCCACTACCTCTTCCTCTTCCCCGGTAATTCAAACCCTTGTACTCCTGCTCTCTTTACCCGTTCTGTTCTTCTTCTTAGCCCCTCATTTCCTCCTCACTCGACAAACTGTCTCCCTTCCTCGTGATGAGATGGAGGACTTGTTTCTCTTTCAGAAAGCTGTAGCCATGGACACTGCAAACTACTTCCGCGGTCTCACCCGCCTCCCGGCTGCCAAATACCGCCTTTCCTCCGCCATTCGTCGGCCCAAAATTGCCTTTCTCTTCCTTACTAACTCTGATCTCCAGTTTGCTCCCCTTTGGGAGCGCTTCTTCTCTAACGCCAGCGTCAATCAGTACAATATTTACATCCACGCAGACCCTTTTGTCAAAATCAGTCCTTTGGAGGGAGAGTTCAAGGACAGAATAATCCCTTCCAAGAGAACTGAAAGATCGTCGCCTAGTCTCATCTCGGCGGCTCGTCGACTCCTCGCCTCCGCGATGCTCGACGACCCTGCTAACACGTACTTCGCGGTAATCTCGCAGCACTGCATCCCACTTCACTCATTCAGTTATTTTTACAGCTTTCTTTTCGACCTTGGGAGATTGTCGAGGAATTTGAGGTTTTCTAGTTACATTGAGATTCTTGACAAGGAGCCTACTTTATGGGATAGGTATAATGCCAGGGGAGAGAATGCGATGCTCCCTGAAGTGAATTTCGAAGAGTTCCGAGTGGGTTCGCAGTTTTTCGTGCTTACGCGAAAGCACGCTCTGATGGTGATAAAGGATAGGAAGTTATGGAGGAAGTTCAAGTTGCCCTGTTTGAATGAACATTCTTGTTATCCGGAAGAGCATTATTTCCCTACTATGTTGTCTATGCAAGATCCGAGTGGTTGTACGCATTACACATTGACGAGGGTGAACTGGACTAATAGTGTGAATGGACATCCGCATACATACTACCCTCCTGAAGTGTCCCCTGAACTGATTCACACGCTTAGGAAATCGAGTTCGAGTTACTCTTACATGTTTGCACGTAAATTCTCTCCTGATTGCTTGAACCCTTTGATGGAAATTGCAGAATCCGTCATCTTCAAGGACTAA
- the LOC140809482 gene encoding dnaJ protein homolog, which yields MFGRAPKKSDNSRYYEILGVPKTASPDDLKKAYKKAAIKNHPDKGGDPEKFKELAHAYEVLSDPEKRDIYDQYGEDALKEGMGGGGGMHDPFDIFSSFFGGSPFGGGGSSRGRRQRRGEDVVHPLKVSLEELYAGTTKKLSLSRNVLCSKCNGKGSKSGASMKCTGCQGSGMKVTIRQLGPGMIQQMQHPCNECKGTGESINDKDRCPQCKGEKVVQEKKVLEVHVEKGMQNGQKVTFPGEADEAPDTVTGDIVFVLQQKEHPKFKRKSDDLFVDHTLSLTEALCGFQFVLTHLDSRQLLIKSQPGEVLKPGSYKAINDEGMPMYQRPFMKGKLYILFNVEFPDTLIPDQVQALEKILPPKPVSQLTDMEIDECEETTLLDVNIEEEMRRKQAQQQEAYDEDDDMHGGAQRVQCAQQ from the exons ATGTTTGGGAGGGCGCCGAAGAAAAGTGACAATTCGAGGTATTATGAGATTCTCGGGGTGCCGAAAACCGCGTCGCCTGATGATTTGAAGAAGGCTTATAAAAAAGCAGCTATTAAAAATCATCCCGATAAGGGAGGTGATCCCGAGAAG TTCAAGGAGCTTGCCCATGCTTATGAGGTGCTCAGTGATCCTGAAAAACGTGATATATACGATCAGTATGGTGAGGATGCGCTTAAAGAAGGAATGGGAGGCGGTGGTGGCATGCATGACCCATTTGATATCTTCTCATCCTTCTTCGGTGGGAGCCCGTTTGGAG GGGGTGGTAGCAGCAGAGGTCGAAGACAAAGGAGGGGTGAGGATGTAGTACATCCGTTGAAGGTGTCTCTCGAGGAGCTGTATGCTGGAACAACTAAAAAGCTTTCACTATCCCGTAATGTACTATGCTCGAAATGTAATGG GAAAGGATCAAAATCAGGAGCTTCAATGAAGTGCACAGGGTGTCAAGGATCTGGTATGAAGGTCACAATTAGGCAGCTTGGGCCTGGAATGATTCAGCAAATGCAGCATCCTTGCAATGAATGCAAAGGCACTGGAGAGTCTATTAATGATAAAGATCGTTGCCCCCAGTGCAAAGGTGAGAAGGTTGTTCAGGAGAAGAAGGTATTGGAAGTCCATGTTGAAAAGGGCATGCAGAACGGACAGAAAGTGACATTCCCAGGAGAAGCTGATGAGGCG CCTGACACAGTCACTGGAGACATAGTATTTGTACTTCAGCAGAAAGAACATCCTAAATTCAAGAGGAAGAGTGACGACCTTTTTGTGGATCATACACTTTCCCTGACTGAGGCATTGTGTGGATTCCAATTTGTATTAACTCACTTAGACAGTAGACAGCTACTTATCAAATCACAACCTGGGGAGGTCTTGAAGCCAG GTTCTTACAAGGCCATTAACGATGAAGGAATGCCAATGTATCAAAGACCATTCATGAAGGGTAAACTGTATATTCTTTTCAACGTCGAGTTCCCAGATACACTAATTCCAGATCAAGTTCAGGCCTTGGAGAAAATTCTTCCTCCCAAGCCTGTTTCACAGCTGACAGACATGGAAATCGACGAGTGCGAGGAGACTACTCTGCTTGATGTCAACATTGAGGAAGAAATGAGAAGGAAACAGGCTCAGCAGCAAGAAGCTTACgatgaagatgatgatatgcATGGAGGAGCCCAAAGAGTGCAATGTGCTCAGCAGTAA